The sequence tggatggatgatggatggatggatggatgatggatggatggatggatggatgatggatggatgatggatggatggatggatgatggatggatgatggatggatgatggatggatggatgatggatggatggatgatggatggatggatggatggatggatggatgatggatggatggatggatgatggatggatggatggatggatgatggatggatgatggatggatggatggatgatggatggatgatggatggatggatggatgatggatggatggatggatggatgatggatggatgatggatggatggatggatgatggatggatgatggatggatgatggatggatggatgatggatggatggatgatggatggatggatggatggatggatggatggatgatggatggatggatgatggatggatggatggatggatgatggatggatgatggatggatggatggatggatggatgatggatggatgatggatggatggatggatggatgatggatggatggatggatggatgatggatggatgatggatggatggatggatgatggatggatgatggatggatggatggatgatggatggatggatggatggatgatggatggatgatggatggatggatggatggatggatggatggatggagggatggatggatggatggatggatgatggatggagggatggatggatgacggatggatggatgacggatggatggatggatgatggatggagggatggatggatgatggatggatgatggatggatggatggatgatggatggatgatggatggatgatggatggatgatggatgatggatggagggatggatccagGGGATGAGCAGGATGGGTGCTGTGCTCCCACCTCTCCCACCACCCTGGATGATCTCTGGGAAGCACTGCTCCCTGTTCCAGCTTGGACACTGAGGGAAACGTgacaaagaaaggagaaagcagctgggcaagggcttttcttttccttcccagtgtATTGGGACACCAGGAAAGGGGGGCTGCCCATGGAGATGACCCCCGTGGAGTTCAGCCACAGGGACCCCGTGTACGGAGCGTACTGGCTGCCCTCCCGAACGGGCACCGAGTGCTTCTCAGGCTCCACCGAcgggcaggtgaggggctgcAACAGGGGCAGGGGCCAGGGGCTCCTGAGGGCTCCTGAAAGAGCTTCCTgtgcctgctctgcccctcagcAGCACAAGATCCTGGTTTCCCAGGCTGGCACggggcagctgcaggactgCCAGCACCTCTgactgtgctgggagcagcccccacagcccctgccacgCCTTGTCCCCGCAGGTCCTGTGGTGGGACATCCGCAAGATGTCGCAGCCCAGCGAGAAGCTGGTCTTGGACATCACCAGGCAAGATCAGCTCAAGGACGCTCTGGGTGCCATCTCCCTGGACTTTGCACCCACCATGGtgagtgtccctgtgcccaccaCCCACACCCCgacctgggcaggagggggAGCCCAGCCCAAGGGTTTCAGTCCCTAAACCCCACCCCGTGGTGGTGGGTCCCAGAGTTCTGGCTGCAGCGGGATCCCCCGCTGCCCCCCACACCATGGGGTCTCCATCCTGCTGACAGCTgcaccctcctgctcccacccccagcccaccAAGTTCCtggtgggcacagagcagggcatcATCATCTCCTGCAACCGCGACGCCAAGACACCGCCCGAGAAAATCGCCAACATCTTCAGAAGCCACATCGGGGCTGTCTACAGGGTGACCAGGAACCCCTTCTTCCCCAAAGTCTTCCTGTCAGTCGGTGACTGGACTGCTCGCATCTGGACTGAGGAGCTCATGGATTCATCATCAATTATGGAGACCAAGTAGGTGTCAGAGGGCATTTATTCAGCCAGAAATcatccccagggcaggtggcagtgGGGTCTGgtcagctctgggctggtgaccgaggcagggctgtgccagcgtGGCTgagggctggctctgctggaaggTACCACACCTCCTACCTGCTGGACGCCTGCTGGAGCCCCATGAAGCCGGCCGTGTTCTTCACCGCCAGGTCGGACGGGACCCTGGACATCTGGGACTTCCTCTTCCACCAGAAGGAACCTTCCCTCAGCCTCAAGGTGGGTCCCCAGCACCTCTGTGACCCACACATCAGCCCAGGGCCGAGTGTCACCACCCACCTGTGGCCTGTCCCCAGATGTCCAACGATCCCCTGCTCAGCCTGTGCTCGCAGGACAACGGGCGCGTCGTTGCCTGCGGCACCAGGCAGGGCACTGTCTCCCTCCTGGAGatctccccagggctctgcaccCTCCGGAAGAACGAGAAGACCCTGACCTCCTCAGTATGTGCCaggtcccagcccagccccacgctctgctgtgctgtccccagccacaTCGCAGggtcccctgtgccccccacgGCCCTCAGCCCCACATCTGCCCCCAGATGTTCGAGCGGGAGGCGAGGCGGGAGAAGGTCCTGCAGGACAAATATCGGGAGCGGCTGCTGCGGGAGCAGGAGCGGCTGCGGGCCCGGCCGGAGGAGCAGGAGGATCCCCAGGAGGTGTTCAAGCAGGCCCGAGCAGATTTCCTCTCCAACATCAAGGCGGAGCGGCAGAGGAGGGGCCTGGAAGACCCCGGAGAGGTaacggggaggggacagcctgGCCACCACGGCAGGGACCCCAGcaagggcaggggacagggtgaAACTCTGTCTTGCAGAATTAAGAGGGTGAGGCAGCTGCACAGGAGGAAAGCCAGGAGGAAGAGTAGGAGCATGCCAAGGTCAGTGTGCTCCAGCTGCACCTTCCTTTCCCCTCcgtgccagagctgctgcagggacgAGGCCACTGTCCCCAAGCCAGGCAGCTCTCCTGGGCTCTCTGCCCTCCTGGGGTGGCAAGTGGGGCACCCTGCACAGCCCCCTgaccccacagctgctccctggcctttgcatctttattttctttggtgtGAATAAACCGCTGCTTCCCACATCACATTTCCTCTTTTGTCACAGCAAGGTGGAGCAGAAGGTGGGAAAGTCACATCCTCGTGCTCCTCCTGTCCTTTCCTTGACCCAGGACACGCAAAGCcagtggctgagcacagccaagCACCCACGGCAGCACAgggtgtccctcagtgtccccaggtcatggagcagggcacagcagggtggcTGGTGGCAACAGGGGGCCCCAGTCCCCTCTGGGCCGTTTGCACAGGagagccctgtgtccccacaggagcagccccgggctggCTTATCAGTGCTGGGtaaacacagccctgctggtAGAACCGGCAGCCACCCCGACTCCTCACCCCCCCTTAATTAATCATTAACgagctgtcagcagcactgTCACAGCGATGGGGACATCACACAGGTGGCTCTCTGTGGGCTGAGGGGGAGCCCCCGGCAGGACCCTTCCCCAAACTGTGCTTGGGGGCTGAACCCACCCGTGGGTGAGCGATGCCAGGACAGGGTTCAGAGGCCATcacccccccaaacccaccccaggCAGGGACCCACATCCCCACAGGGAAATGCATCCATGCCTGGATGGGTGTTCTCCTTCCCAGGAGCTCCCTCagaaggagctgagctggggagcAGCGTCACCCCAAAGATGCCCCACACGTCCCACactcattttctgctttattagGAAAGGGGTGGGGGTACctggacagggatggggcagctgtCACTGCCAGTGGGGACGGTGTCCCCCCCCCCACGACCTCCACTGGGGGAGGCTGATGGGCCCCTCACCCCCAGACTGGGCAGCTCCGTTTGCTCCTGAGCTGGACCCAGCTGCCCACACAGAGGGACCCCGGGGCTGCCTCACGGGAAGGatgggctgtccctgtccccacctccACACCCATTGGGGTCTGATGTGTCCATGGGCTGCACCTTTCACCTCCTGCACCCCCTACATGGGTCTGGGGCGCTCCCAGCATCCTCCATCCCCAGGGACAGCGATGGGGACGGGACGTGGCAGGGGAACACTCAGGGAGGGGTGGGCAGTGCAGAGCTCAGTCCTGGAGCCCCCCAGCGAGGGGACCCCAATCTACCTACGGGACCAAGCGTTCCCCCCGTGCTGCTGGGGCCAGCATGGCAGGACCCAGCTGTGCCTCGTTACTTCTTCACCTTGATGAGGGAGTGGTAGACAGGCTTGATGATGATGTGCAGGTGCAGGGAGTTGTCGATGAGGTACTCGGAGGTGCGCTTCTGCAGGTCGGCGTGCACCAGGAAATCGGCCGCCTCGTCCGAGCTCTGGTGGAAGCTGTAGGCGTGCTTGACCAGCACGCGGCCCTGCTGCCTCACGCCCACCAGCACGGTCTTCTGGAAGCTGACGCCGGCAAAGTCGGGGCTGCTCATGGCCGGGGTGATGACGAGGCGCGGGCGCCCGTCCTCGATGCGCACGGGCTGGATGGCGCCCGCCACCGAGTCCGAGTACACGGGGCGCAGGCTGACGGGCAGCCAGCGCGGCGAGAACAGCACGTTCCAGGTCACCCTCTTGCCGGCGTCGTGGCTGCTGGGCCCCAGCTGGGTCTGGAAGCTGGTGCTGCGGTCGTCCCGCGCCGGGTTGGTGATGACCCACTGGGAGCCCCAGCTGGGCGCGAGGTAGTTGCGGGGCAGGAACATGCTGCAGTTGACGTCAAAGTACTTGGCGAAGTGGAGCGGGGAGGCAGCGTGGAACTGGAAGGCCTGGAAGAGCAGGTCCTGCACCGCGCCGCGGTGCCGCGCCAGCACCGCCGACTGCGCCTGCAGCCGGAACAGCTGGCTGGGCGCGATCATGGGGTAGCGGATGGCGCGCAGCACCCGCTCGGCCACGGCCGCCTCGGGCTGCCGGCGGCTCAGCCAGCCCTCCACGGCGGTGTAGAGCTCCAGCTCGCTGTGCAGCACCAGGTCGGAgcgctccagcagcagcagcagcagctccacgcTCACCGAGCCCCACTCGGCGCTGCCCAGCACCGCAGACAGGTTCCAGGCCAGGAACTGGaggcagctctcctgcagcGCCGCGTCCCCGACGCGCACGGCGTAGTGGTACCAGCCCACCACGTGGCCCTGGCTCGACTCGCTGGCCAGGTGGGTCCTCATGTATTCGGCCACGCCGCGCTGCAGCCCCCAGACCCGGTACTTGCTGGCCAGCTGGTGCATGGGGATGGCCTGgtgcagcaggatggagacCCCCCCGCAGTACAGGTACCTGGGGCAGAGCGTGAGGTGGTGACATCGGGGACTTCCATCCCTGGCAGCTCGgttcccaggggagcagcctctgccctgggctgctttCCACTGAGTATTCCCACCCCATGGGGTCCTCAGGGTTCCCAGGGAAGCATCCCCCCTCCTTGGATGCTTCCCTCTCATTCCACGAGATCTCCATGGTCCCCAGGGGAGCGTCCTCCTTTCCTGGCTGCATCTCATGAAGTCCCTAGTGGGGCATCCACCTTCTTTGGCTGCATCCCTCCAGGTATACCCATCCCACTGGATCTCCATGGTCACCAGGGGAGAATCCtccctcctgggctgcatcccTCCCAAAATGTACATCCCTCCCAAAATGCACATCCCTCCCAAAATGTACATCCCACGAGACCCCTGTGGTTCCCAAGGGAACATCCCCCTGCCTTGGCTGCATCCCTATGGGCATCCCCATCCCGTGGAGTTCCCGTGGTTCCCAGGAGAGCTGCCTCCTCCTGACCTCCCCATCCCACGGGGTCCCCACGCACCTGATGAACTTCTCGAAGAGCGCGGCGGTCTCGGGCGGCTCGTACAGGGTCACGACGCTCTGGTTGCGCAGGAGGCTCTCGAAGACCTCGCtctggaggctcagcagcagctggtgcgTGTGGAACACCTTGGGCTCGTCAGAGGCGGCCGAGCGGACCCGCAGCACCGAGTCGCTGCCGTTGCcgttctgcagcagctcctgcagccgctGCAGCAGCGTCAGCGAGTGGTTGATGGTGGCCGCCGTGGCGTCCCCGCTAAAGTCGGCTTTTTGGGCTGCAGGGAGATGGGACCGTCCCAGAGCTGCACCCCAGTGCCAGGCACCGAGGTGGGGTGGGCTTGCTGGGGGGCTGTGCACCTCCTGCCTCCGCTCCCCCAGTGCCAAAAGGCTGCTGGCGCCAAGGGAGCATGGGGGAACtaaggacatggggacatttgTGTCCCTGAGAGCCAAAAAACTGCCTTTCTGCAGCAGAAGGGCTGAGACCACCATGTCCCAGGCTGGGGTGTGCTGGGAAATGGCCGGGTGCCGGCAGCACTGGCTCTCAGCCCAGTCTGCCTGTCCTGATCCCGTCCCCGCTGCGGGCAGAGGGAGCCCCGGGCATTGCCCTGATCCCTCACATCCCGGATGGATACGTGGGGGGACAGAGAGCCCGTGGGTGTGGGGAGACAGGCACGCTCTGCCCCGCAGCCAGGAATGGGGTCCCgagcagcctggggacaccagcTGTCCTGGTGTCACTTCAGGTCCATGCTGGGATCCCAACAGGGACTGGAGAGGGATCTGGGAATGTGGAACAGGGgtttccctgctcctgtggaCACTGggatccttccttcctctcctcttctccctcctgaCACCACTCCCACCTGCTCCTCGGAACATCCTTCCCCCAGGAGGAATTTGGCCCCGTCTGTCTCAAATCCATCTTGCCTCTCAAATCCCATCTTGCCGACGGATTACCCTTCCCAGCGCCGGCTTAAGGCCGGGGGATGAGGAAGGGGAGCGGGGATGAGGAAGGGGAGCAGGCACCCTGTACCCCGCGGTGCTGGACTTGTCTGCCGGCGGCACCGAGCCCTTCCCCGGGCACCCACCAGCGAGCACAACCCTGCTCCGAGAGCGCAGCACACCCAGGAGCCACTTCCATCCCCTCCCGGCACCCCGACGGCAGCCGGAGAGCCGCGCTCAGCTCTCCATCAGCCGCCGAGCCGCACCCCGGCACCCGGCGAGGGCGGCCGTACCCACGGCTCGGGG comes from Vidua macroura isolate BioBank_ID:100142 chromosome 19, ASM2450914v1, whole genome shotgun sequence and encodes:
- the DNAI2 gene encoding dynein axonemal intermediate chain 2: MEIKYEYTRKRSDFGRPCSFSDLLAEVTVDIPPDPSLADNFIPQDPVDFGVQEGPVMAVHEEKAAGQGLFFSFPVYWDTRKGGLPMEMTPVEFSHRDPVYGAYWLPSRTGTECFSGSTDGQVLWWDIRKMSQPSEKLVLDITRQDQLKDALGAISLDFAPTMPTKFLVGTEQGIIISCNRDAKTPPEKIANIFRSHIGAVYRVTRNPFFPKVFLSVGDWTARIWTEELMDSSSIMETKYHTSYLLDACWSPMKPAVFFTARSDGTLDIWDFLFHQKEPSLSLKMSNDPLLSLCSQDNGRVVACGTRQGTVSLLEISPGLCTLRKNEKTLTSSMFEREARREKVLQDKYRERLLREQERLRARPEEQEDPQEVFKQARADFLSNIKAERQRRGLEDPGEN
- the BTBD17 gene encoding BTB/POZ domain-containing protein 17; this translates as MARLTGTRPVATRRWGCAAAFLLLLFTVQAAQKADFSGDATAATINHSLTLLQRLQELLQNGNGSDSVLRVRSAASDEPKVFHTHQLLLSLQSEVFESLLRNQSVVTLYEPPETAALFEKFIRYLYCGGVSILLHQAIPMHQLASKYRVWGLQRGVAEYMRTHLASESSQGHVVGWYHYAVRVGDAALQESCLQFLAWNLSAVLGSAEWGSVSVELLLLLLERSDLVLHSELELYTAVEGWLSRRQPEAAVAERVLRAIRYPMIAPSQLFRLQAQSAVLARHRGAVQDLLFQAFQFHAASPLHFAKYFDVNCSMFLPRNYLAPSWGSQWVITNPARDDRSTSFQTQLGPSSHDAGKRVTWNVLFSPRWLPVSLRPVYSDSVAGAIQPVRIEDGRPRLVITPAMSSPDFAGVSFQKTVLVGVRQQGRVLVKHAYSFHQSSDEAADFLVHADLQKRTSEYLIDNSLHLHIIIKPVYHSLIKVKK